In Phenylobacterium zucineum HLK1, one DNA window encodes the following:
- the ychF gene encoding redox-regulated ATPase YchF produces MALKVAIVGLPNVGKSTLFNALTQTAAAQAANYPFCTIEPNVGDVAVPEPRLEALAKIIPSKEIIPARINFVDVAGLVRGASKGEGLGNQFLANIRDCDAVCFVARCFIDDDITHVEGRVDPLADLDTIETELMLADMESLEKRVVNLEKRAKVGDKEAAQTLRLIKLALAELNEGRPARVAKIAAEDEKAWRMLQLLTSKPALYVANVDEGSAATGNELSKAVQERAARDGADSVVISAKIESEIALLEPEERAEFLETLGLEEPGLNRLIREAYHLLGLQTYFTVGPKEARAWTIHKGDTAPQAAGVIHTDFEKGFIRAETIAYEDYVRLGGEAGARDAGKLRSEGKEYVVKDGDVMNFRFNV; encoded by the coding sequence ATGGCTCTGAAAGTCGCCATCGTCGGCCTGCCGAACGTCGGCAAGTCGACCCTCTTTAACGCGCTCACCCAGACCGCCGCGGCCCAGGCCGCGAACTATCCCTTCTGCACCATCGAGCCTAACGTGGGCGACGTGGCCGTGCCCGAGCCGCGCCTGGAGGCGCTGGCCAAGATCATCCCGTCCAAGGAGATCATCCCGGCCCGCATCAACTTCGTGGACGTCGCCGGCCTGGTGCGCGGCGCGTCCAAGGGCGAGGGCCTGGGCAACCAGTTCCTGGCCAACATCCGCGACTGCGACGCCGTCTGCTTCGTCGCCCGCTGCTTCATCGACGACGACATCACCCACGTCGAGGGCCGGGTCGATCCGCTCGCCGACCTCGACACCATCGAGACCGAGCTGATGCTGGCCGACATGGAGAGCCTGGAGAAGCGGGTGGTGAACCTCGAGAAGCGCGCCAAGGTCGGCGACAAGGAGGCCGCCCAGACGCTGCGCCTGATCAAGCTGGCGCTCGCCGAGCTGAACGAGGGCCGCCCGGCCCGCGTCGCCAAGATCGCCGCCGAGGACGAGAAGGCCTGGCGGATGCTTCAGCTCCTGACGTCCAAGCCGGCCCTCTACGTCGCCAACGTCGACGAGGGCTCGGCCGCCACCGGCAACGAGCTCTCGAAGGCCGTGCAGGAGCGCGCCGCCCGCGACGGGGCCGACAGCGTCGTCATCTCGGCCAAGATCGAGAGCGAGATCGCCCTGCTCGAGCCCGAGGAGCGCGCCGAGTTCCTCGAGACCCTGGGCCTGGAGGAGCCGGGCCTGAACCGCCTGATCCGCGAGGCCTACCACCTGCTCGGCCTGCAGACCTACTTCACCGTGGGTCCCAAGGAGGCGCGCGCCTGGACGATCCACAAGGGCGACACCGCCCCCCAGGCCGCCGGCGTCATCCACACCGACTTCGAGAAGGGCTTCATCCGCGCCGAGACGATCGCCTACGAGGACTACGTCCGCCTGGGCGGCGAGGCGGGCGCGAGAGACGCCGGCAAGCTGCGCTCGGAAGGCAAGGAGTACGTCGTCAAGGACGGCGACGTGATGAACTTCCGCTTCAACGTCTAG
- the pgeF gene encoding peptidoglycan editing factor PgeF, with protein MSDLPLLTSPLLDLPGVRHAFFTRQGGVSQGIYASLNVGVGSNDDPAAVAENRRRCAARLGGELVTAYQVHSPTALVADGPWPAGPPQADAVVSATPGVICGALSADCAPILLADPEARVVAAAHAGWKGALTGVAEAAIARMETLGARRERIRAAVGPCIAPASYEVGLEYVARFTEADPAYARFFTAGETPDKRQFDLPGFVLARLRAAGIGACEWIGRDTCAEEDLFFSNRRAFKAGEPDYGRLLSAIVLA; from the coding sequence ATGAGCGACCTCCCCCTCCTGACCTCGCCGCTGCTGGACCTGCCGGGCGTGCGCCACGCCTTCTTCACCCGCCAGGGCGGGGTCTCGCAGGGGATCTACGCCTCGCTGAACGTCGGCGTCGGCTCCAATGACGACCCGGCCGCCGTGGCCGAGAACCGCCGCCGGTGCGCGGCCCGCCTGGGCGGCGAGCTGGTCACCGCCTACCAGGTCCATTCGCCCACGGCCCTGGTCGCCGACGGCCCCTGGCCGGCCGGCCCGCCCCAGGCCGATGCGGTGGTCAGCGCCACGCCCGGCGTCATCTGCGGCGCGCTCTCGGCCGACTGCGCCCCCATCCTGCTGGCCGATCCCGAAGCGCGCGTGGTCGCCGCCGCCCACGCCGGATGGAAGGGGGCCCTGACCGGGGTCGCCGAGGCCGCCATCGCCCGCATGGAGACGCTGGGCGCCCGCCGCGAGCGCATCCGCGCCGCCGTCGGCCCGTGCATCGCCCCGGCCAGCTACGAGGTCGGCCTGGAGTACGTCGCCCGCTTCACCGAGGCCGATCCGGCCTACGCGCGCTTCTTCACGGCGGGCGAGACGCCCGACAAGCGCCAGTTCGACCTGCCGGGCTTCGTCCTCGCGCGCCTCCGGGCCGCCGGCATCGGGGCCTGCGAGTGGATCGGCCGCGACACCTGCGCGGAAGAGGACCTGTTCTTCTCCAACCGCCGCGCCTTCAAGGCGGGCGAGCCCGACTACGGCCGCCTCCTTTCGGCGATCGTGCTCGCCTAG
- a CDS encoding class I SAM-dependent methyltransferase: MSRNLAEKLAAQIAAGGPLTVAQYMTACLHDPQFGYYATRPALGEGGDFVTAPLVSQMFGELVGVWAAVSWELMGRPETVRLVEMGPGDGTLMGDVLRAARMAPGFLDAADVWLVETSEPLKARQRERLGDGPRWAASLAEVPGEAPLILFANELLDCLPVRQFVRTATGWAEQVVGLDDQGGSGGRLAFGRVATPAGTLLPDAREGAVFEQSAAQEALGSEIGARVVRDGGAALLIDYGRARPGFGDTLQALRRHERVDPLACPGEADLTVHADFPAVMAAAEGEGAQAAILTQAEFLARLGIGERAEALVRARPDKAPVVGRQLNRLVAADQMGELFKACCLHSPGWTPPAFEEADA; encoded by the coding sequence GTGAGCCGCAACCTCGCCGAGAAGCTGGCCGCCCAGATCGCCGCCGGCGGGCCGCTGACCGTGGCCCAGTACATGACCGCCTGCCTGCACGACCCGCAGTTCGGCTACTACGCCACCCGGCCGGCGCTGGGCGAGGGGGGCGACTTCGTCACCGCGCCCCTGGTCAGCCAGATGTTCGGCGAGCTGGTCGGCGTCTGGGCGGCGGTCTCCTGGGAGCTGATGGGCCGCCCCGAGACCGTGCGGCTGGTCGAGATGGGCCCCGGGGACGGCACGCTGATGGGCGACGTCCTGCGCGCCGCGCGCATGGCCCCCGGATTCCTAGACGCCGCCGATGTCTGGCTGGTCGAGACGTCCGAGCCGCTGAAGGCGCGCCAGCGCGAACGGCTGGGCGATGGCCCCCGCTGGGCCGCATCCCTCGCCGAGGTTCCGGGCGAGGCGCCCCTGATCCTGTTCGCCAACGAGCTCCTCGACTGCCTGCCCGTGCGCCAGTTCGTGCGCACCGCCACCGGCTGGGCCGAGCAGGTCGTCGGCCTCGACGACCAAGGGGGCTCCGGGGGGCGGCTGGCCTTCGGCCGCGTCGCCACCCCCGCCGGGACCCTGCTGCCCGACGCCCGCGAAGGGGCGGTGTTCGAACAGTCCGCCGCCCAGGAGGCGCTGGGCTCCGAGATCGGCGCCCGCGTGGTCCGCGACGGCGGCGCGGCCCTGCTGATCGACTACGGCCGCGCCCGGCCGGGCTTCGGCGACACGCTCCAGGCCCTGCGCCGGCACGAGCGGGTCGATCCCCTCGCCTGCCCCGGCGAGGCGGACCTCACCGTCCACGCCGACTTCCCCGCCGTGATGGCCGCCGCGGAGGGTGAGGGCGCGCAGGCCGCAATCCTCACCCAGGCCGAGTTCCTGGCCCGGCTCGGGATCGGCGAGCGCGCCGAGGCCCTGGTGCGCGCCCGCCCCGACAAGGCGCCGGTCGTCGGCCGTCAGCTCAACCGCCTAGTGGCCGCCGACCAGATGGGCGAGCTCTTCAAGGCCTGCTGCCTGCACTCCCCCGGCTGGACGCCGCCGGCTTTCGAAGAGGCCGATGCATGA
- the pth gene encoding aminoacyl-tRNA hydrolase — MLLIAGLGNPGPTYAKNRHNIGFMAVDEIARRWGFPAARSRFRSLAAEGAIDTPQGPVRTLILKPQTYYNESGRAVGEAMKFFKLQPSDVVVFYDEIDLAPGRFRMKTGGGAAGNNGIRSVASQIGPDFRRARLGTGHPGQKELVHGHVLSDFHKAEMKWVEPLLEACADAAPLLALGDDEKYQAEVMRLAPAEKADPRKLAQGKPRGE, encoded by the coding sequence ATGCTGCTCATCGCGGGGCTGGGGAATCCCGGCCCGACCTACGCCAAGAACCGCCACAACATCGGCTTCATGGCCGTGGACGAGATCGCGCGCCGCTGGGGCTTCCCCGCGGCGCGTTCGCGTTTCCGCAGCCTCGCCGCAGAGGGCGCGATCGACACGCCCCAGGGGCCGGTGCGCACCCTGATCCTGAAGCCGCAGACCTACTACAACGAGAGCGGCCGCGCCGTGGGCGAAGCCATGAAGTTCTTCAAGCTCCAGCCTTCCGACGTGGTGGTCTTCTACGATGAGATCGACCTGGCCCCCGGCCGCTTCCGCATGAAGACGGGCGGCGGGGCGGCCGGCAACAACGGCATCCGCTCGGTCGCCAGCCAGATCGGCCCCGACTTCCGCCGCGCCCGCCTGGGCACCGGCCATCCGGGCCAGAAGGAGCTGGTGCACGGCCACGTGCTCTCCGACTTCCACAAGGCCGAGATGAAGTGGGTCGAGCCGCTCCTCGAAGCCTGCGCCGACGCCGCCCCCCTCCTGGCCCTGGGCGACGACGAGAAGTACCAGGCCGAGGTCATGCGCCTCGCCCCCGCCGAGAAGGCCGACCCCCGCAAGCTGGCCCAAGGGAAGCCCCGGGGGGAATGA
- a CDS encoding ribose-phosphate pyrophosphokinase, which translates to MKLLAGNSNRTLAQAVASHLDLPLTKAQVKRFPDNEVWVTIDENVRGEDVFVLQSTAYPANDHLMELLICIDALKRASARRITAVMPYFGYARQDRKTGGRTPISAKLVANLITRAGADRVLTMDLHSGQIQGFFDIPTDNLQSAPLMAQDIKTNYAKADELLIVSPDVGGVVRALAVASRLNAELAIVDKRRSGPGKSEVANIIGDVTGRRLIIFDDIVDSAGTLCSAAQSLMDAGAAEVSAYITHGVLSGAAAERVKNSVLKELVITDSIEASQEVAGVDKIRTVGCAGLIGEAIRRIANEESVSKLFD; encoded by the coding sequence ATGAAGCTGCTGGCCGGCAACTCGAATCGCACGCTTGCGCAGGCCGTGGCCTCCCACCTGGACCTGCCGCTCACCAAGGCCCAGGTGAAGCGCTTCCCGGACAACGAGGTCTGGGTGACCATCGACGAGAACGTGCGCGGCGAGGACGTCTTCGTCCTGCAGTCCACCGCCTATCCGGCCAACGACCACCTGATGGAGCTCCTGATCTGCATCGATGCGCTGAAGCGCGCGTCGGCCCGGCGGATCACGGCGGTGATGCCCTACTTCGGCTATGCGCGGCAGGACCGGAAGACCGGCGGCCGCACGCCCATCTCTGCCAAGCTGGTGGCCAACCTGATCACCCGCGCCGGCGCGGACCGGGTGCTGACGATGGATCTGCACTCGGGCCAGATCCAGGGCTTCTTCGACATCCCCACCGACAACCTGCAGTCGGCGCCGCTGATGGCCCAGGACATCAAGACCAACTACGCCAAGGCCGACGAGCTGCTGATCGTCTCGCCGGACGTGGGCGGCGTCGTCCGGGCCCTGGCGGTCGCCAGCCGCCTGAACGCCGAGCTGGCCATCGTCGACAAGCGCCGCTCGGGTCCCGGCAAGTCGGAAGTGGCCAACATCATCGGCGACGTCACCGGCCGCCGGCTGATCATCTTCGACGACATCGTGGATTCGGCCGGCACGCTCTGCTCGGCGGCCCAGTCGCTGATGGACGCCGGCGCGGCCGAGGTCTCGGCCTACATCACCCACGGCGTTCTCTCGGGCGCGGCGGCCGAACGGGTGAAGAACTCGGTGCTCAAGGAGCTGGTCATCACCGACTCCATCGAGGCCTCGCAGGAGGTCGCCGGGGTGGACAAGATCCGCACCGTCGGCTGCGCGGGCCTGATCGGCGAGGCGATCCGCCGCATCGCAAATGAGGAGTCCGTGTCGAAACTGTTCGACTAG
- a CDS encoding 50S ribosomal protein L25/general stress protein Ctc, producing the protein MAEIVLNVEVRERTGTGGARDTRRSGMVPGVLYGGDKDPVAIAVRANEFRKALYTGKLLGHLVTLKYGNETQPVIAKAVDMHPVTDEPQHFDLYRVDEHQQIKIEVPVHFTNQDDSPGLKRGGTLNVALHTLTVSCPADSIPEEIVFDLTGLEIGATIRVADLKLPAKAEAAVDGETVVASVAGAMAEVAEEAAEGAEGEAAAEGGEE; encoded by the coding sequence ATGGCCGAGATCGTTTTGAACGTTGAAGTGCGCGAGCGGACCGGCACCGGCGGCGCGCGTGACACCCGTCGCTCGGGCATGGTCCCCGGCGTGCTGTACGGCGGCGACAAGGATCCCGTCGCCATCGCCGTGCGGGCCAACGAGTTCCGCAAGGCGCTCTACACCGGCAAGCTGCTCGGCCACCTCGTGACCCTGAAGTACGGGAACGAGACCCAGCCGGTCATCGCCAAGGCCGTGGACATGCACCCGGTCACCGACGAGCCGCAGCACTTCGACCTCTACCGGGTCGACGAGCACCAGCAGATCAAGATCGAAGTGCCGGTGCACTTCACGAACCAGGACGATTCGCCGGGCCTGAAGCGCGGCGGCACCCTGAACGTCGCCCTGCACACCCTGACCGTCTCCTGCCCGGCGGACTCGATCCCGGAAGAGATCGTGTTCGACCTGACCGGCCTCGAGATCGGCGCCACCATCCGCGTCGCCGACCTGAAGCTGCCGGCGAAGGCGGAAGCCGCCGTCGACGGCGAGACCGTGGTCGCCAGCGTCGCCGGCGCCATGGCCGAGGTCGCTGAAGAGGCCGCCGAAGGCGCCGAGGGCGAAGCCGCCGCCGAGGGCGGCGAGGAGTAG